Proteins encoded together in one Candidatus Nitrosocaldus cavascurensis window:
- a CDS encoding TerC/Alx family metal homeostasis membrane protein — MLSSLTLLEFHIIVAVLIAVDLLVGMKRKHGMSIKESTIWSIVWIGFGVAFGVSLSYEYQTSDVLDYFTIFVLEKSLSVDNLFVFAAIFSYFATPVTARPVVLYVGVISAIVMRALFIYAGIAALEALPWLVFIFAAILIYSGVKIWGNKTELTHIERNPIVRFAKRYLPIADRYDGNRFVLTKSPLLLSPLILVLFAIEASDLMFAVDSIPAALAISNDFTIVYTANIAAVLGLRSLYFLIDHMLFRFKYLNKGLGVVLALLGVKFLFEGFHIEIPKEVAVASTLSIIGASILLSIVSDRRNNSNK, encoded by the coding sequence ATGCTGAGTTCTCTAACACTACTAGAGTTCCATATAATAGTAGCAGTGCTTATAGCAGTTGATCTACTTGTAGGGATGAAGAGGAAGCATGGGATGAGCATCAAGGAGTCAACAATCTGGAGCATTGTATGGATAGGCTTTGGGGTAGCGTTTGGAGTATCTCTAAGTTATGAGTATCAAACATCTGATGTTCTAGACTACTTCACCATATTCGTGCTTGAGAAGTCGTTAAGCGTTGATAACCTCTTCGTATTTGCTGCAATATTCAGTTACTTTGCAACACCAGTTACAGCAAGACCAGTAGTACTCTATGTAGGGGTAATAAGTGCTATAGTGATGAGAGCATTATTCATATACGCTGGTATTGCAGCACTTGAAGCATTGCCATGGTTAGTCTTCATATTCGCTGCAATCCTGATATACAGTGGGGTCAAGATATGGGGTAACAAGACGGAGTTAACACATATTGAGAGGAATCCTATAGTTAGATTTGCTAAGCGCTACCTACCTATAGCAGATAGGTACGATGGGAATAGGTTTGTTCTAACGAAGAGTCCATTACTCCTCTCTCCACTCATACTTGTACTCTTTGCAATAGAGGCTAGCGACCTTATGTTTGCTGTAGACTCTATACCTGCTGCCCTAGCAATATCCAATGACTTCACTATAGTGTATACAGCAAACATAGCAGCAGTACTAGGCTTGAGATCCCTTTACTTCCTTATTGATCATATGCTATTCAGATTCAAGTATCTGAACAAGGGTTTAGGGGTTGTTCTTGCATTGCTAGGGGTTAAGTTCCTATTTGAAGGCTTCCATATAGAGATACCAAAGGAGGTTGCTGTAGCATCAACCTTGAGCATAATAGGGGCATCTATACTTCTATCCATAGTAAGTGATAGAAGGAATAATAGTAACAAGTGA
- a CDS encoding nucleoside-triphosphatase, whose product MLILLTGEPGVGKSTVLMRLIDMLKEKGISVGGVVAREVRDAGKRRVGFEFVNVIDGSSARLASLSSSAGVGGGIEGPRIGKYSVDLDGCRIAAMMLLRAINSNSKVVVFDEIGPMELLSSDIVDALRALLDAISNSSSKYAAIVVIHKRFKHWIISRYREMASIVIEVNRDNRDALPLMLLNTINDKWDKVR is encoded by the coding sequence ATGCTGATACTACTAACTGGTGAGCCAGGGGTAGGGAAGAGCACAGTACTCATGAGGCTGATTGATATGCTCAAGGAAAAGGGCATAAGCGTAGGTGGTGTTGTTGCTAGAGAGGTTAGGGATGCTGGCAAGAGAAGGGTTGGGTTTGAGTTCGTTAACGTTATTGATGGATCAAGTGCAAGGTTAGCATCATTATCATCATCAGCAGGAGTAGGAGGAGGTATTGAAGGTCCTAGGATAGGTAAGTATAGTGTTGATCTTGATGGGTGTAGGATTGCTGCTATGATGCTCCTAAGGGCTATTAATAGTAATAGTAAAGTTGTAGTGTTTGATGAGATAGGACCTATGGAGTTACTCTCATCAGATATTGTAGATGCTCTGAGAGCATTGCTTGATGCTATTAGCAATAGTAGTAGCAAGTATGCTGCTATAGTGGTTATACACAAGAGGTTCAAGCATTGGATCATCAGTAGGTACAGGGAGATGGCATCCATTGTGATAGAGGTTAACAGGGATAATAGAGATGCCCTTCCTTTAATGCTGCTAAACACAATAAATGATAAATGGGATAAAGTAAGGTAG
- a CDS encoding tRNA (guanine(10)-N(2))-dimethyltransferase — MRVVINQWAMEGIREIVEGSTRLLVPEASLVSDVPPKQPAFYNPAARVSRDVSIVAYNAFIQQVDEKSFADALAGLGARALRVAVEVKGIDEVYINDINPVAIDIAKRASILNGVEHICKFSIDTAYRFLAEHSTRGFRFGMIDLDPFGTPAPYVDCALRAVVDGGLLSMTATDTPILYGIYPRIAMRRYHGRSMRCEYANEIGLRLLLGMLSMVASRLEMGIEPLFVQSTRHYMRVYAKIGVGSSNADEMPSMLGYAYHCNSCSNRFTVDIDEYREACNLCNSKKMIRAGPLWISRLMDESFVALMNSIIDDGAYALNLDKQAVNIVRIAKEESMLVDEALYYTVDEVTSMLKIRPPSTTSILDTLRSNGFKASRTALSLRGFRTDANIRDICSLVRALVDQ; from the coding sequence ATGCGAGTAGTAATAAACCAATGGGCTATGGAAGGGATAAGGGAGATAGTTGAAGGTAGCACAAGGTTGCTTGTGCCAGAGGCATCATTGGTAAGCGATGTGCCTCCAAAGCAACCAGCATTCTACAACCCAGCAGCAAGGGTTAGTAGGGATGTATCCATAGTAGCATACAATGCATTCATTCAACAAGTTGATGAGAAGAGTTTTGCAGATGCACTTGCAGGGCTTGGAGCAAGGGCTTTGAGGGTTGCCGTTGAGGTTAAAGGCATTGATGAGGTTTACATAAACGATATCAACCCAGTTGCAATTGATATTGCAAAGAGAGCATCCATACTAAATGGGGTTGAGCATATCTGTAAGTTCAGCATAGATACAGCATACAGGTTCCTTGCAGAGCACTCAACAAGGGGCTTCAGGTTTGGGATGATTGATCTGGATCCATTTGGTACCCCTGCACCATACGTTGACTGTGCCTTAAGGGCAGTTGTAGATGGAGGATTGCTTAGCATGACTGCAACAGATACCCCCATTCTGTATGGCATATACCCAAGGATAGCGATGAGGAGGTACCATGGCAGATCGATGAGGTGTGAGTATGCAAATGAGATAGGTCTAAGGCTACTGTTAGGGATGCTGAGCATGGTTGCATCAAGGCTTGAGATGGGCATAGAGCCGTTGTTTGTGCAGAGCACTAGGCATTACATGCGTGTATACGCTAAGATAGGCGTAGGTTCTAGCAATGCAGATGAGATGCCATCAATGCTAGGTTATGCGTATCACTGCAACTCATGCTCCAACAGGTTCACAGTAGATATTGATGAGTATAGGGAAGCATGCAATCTATGCAATAGTAAGAAGATGATCAGAGCAGGGCCATTATGGATCTCTAGGCTCATGGATGAGAGTTTTGTTGCTTTGATGAACAGTATAATTGATGATGGGGCATATGCTCTAAACCTAGATAAGCAGGCAGTGAATATAGTGAGGATAGCAAAGGAGGAGAGCATGCTTGTAGATGAGGCATTGTACTATACAGTAGATGAGGTAACAAGCATGCTAAAGATAAGGCCACCAAGCACTACAAGCATACTTGATACACTAAGGAGTAATGGATTCAAGGCATCAAGGACTGCTCTATCGTTGAGAGGTTTCAGGACAGATGCAAATATAAGGGATATATGCTCTCTTGTAAGAGCACTAGTAGATCAATAA